One stretch of Arcobacter sp. LA11 DNA includes these proteins:
- the selA gene encoding L-seryl-tRNA(Sec) selenium transferase, producing MVLLKSIPKVDKFVAKNEFKELSFSLVSTISKKVLQDLRESILNNEVDSIDENELIKKVIKEYQNITKPSLQKVINATGVIVHTNLGRSLINEEAFLKAKDVATSYNNLEYDLEKGKRGERYAHISKVICEALNCEDVLIVNNNASAVFLILNTFAKRKEVVVSRGELVEIGGSFRVPDVMASSGAKLKEIGTTNKTHLRDYQNAICEQTSMLMKVHKSNYSIEGFSSEVDFEDIVNVAKENNIIDYYDMGSGHLIDLPYGLNESEPSVKKIMEYNPSLLSFSGDKLLGSVQAGIIVGKKELIAKLKKNQLLRMLRVDKITLAILEENVKSILLGDIDKIPTLKMLFTEISKLKENASILKNSIDDICECEIKNTQTVIGGGTTPNKKIPTVALSIKFKNYKPNKIEKLLRAKNIVGRIENEQFLLDFRTIQEDEIKLIENSIREILDK from the coding sequence ATGGTTTTACTAAAATCTATTCCTAAAGTCGATAAATTCGTCGCAAAAAATGAATTTAAAGAACTTTCTTTTTCTCTAGTTTCTACAATTTCAAAAAAAGTTTTACAAGATTTAAGAGAATCAATTTTAAATAATGAAGTTGATTCTATTGATGAAAATGAGTTAATCAAAAAAGTTATAAAAGAGTATCAGAATATAACAAAACCATCACTGCAAAAAGTTATAAATGCAACAGGAGTAATAGTTCATACAAACTTAGGAAGAAGTTTAATAAATGAAGAAGCCTTTTTAAAAGCAAAAGATGTAGCAACAAGCTATAACAACCTTGAATATGATTTAGAAAAAGGAAAAAGAGGAGAAAGATACGCTCATATATCTAAAGTAATTTGTGAAGCTTTAAATTGTGAAGATGTACTTATTGTAAATAACAACGCAAGTGCAGTATTTCTGATCCTTAATACTTTTGCAAAAAGAAAAGAAGTTGTAGTTAGCCGTGGAGAACTTGTAGAAATTGGTGGTAGTTTTAGAGTGCCTGATGTTATGGCTAGCAGTGGTGCTAAGCTAAAAGAGATAGGTACTACAAATAAAACCCATTTAAGAGACTATCAAAATGCAATTTGTGAACAAACTTCAATGCTAATGAAAGTTCATAAATCAAACTACTCAATAGAAGGTTTTAGTTCAGAAGTTGATTTTGAAGATATTGTAAATGTTGCAAAAGAGAATAACATAATTGACTACTATGATATGGGAAGTGGCCATTTAATTGATTTACCTTATGGCTTGAATGAATCAGAACCTTCTGTTAAAAAAATTATGGAATATAATCCAAGTTTACTTAGCTTTTCTGGTGATAAACTTTTAGGAAGTGTACAAGCAGGAATAATTGTAGGTAAAAAAGAGTTAATAGCAAAGTTAAAAAAGAATCAACTATTAAGAATGTTAAGAGTTGACAAAATTACTCTAGCTATACTTGAAGAAAATGTAAAATCTATTTTATTAGGAGATATTGATAAAATTCCTACTCTAAAAATGCTTTTTACTGAGATTTCAAAATTAAAAGAAAATGCATCAATTTTAAAAAATTCTATTGATGATATATGTGAATGTGAGATAAAAAATACCCAAACAGTAATAGGAGGAGGAACAACTCCAAATAAAAAAATACCTACTGTTGCTTTAAGTATAAAATTTAAAAATTATAAACCAAATAAGATTGAGAAACTTTTAAGAGCAAAGAATATTGTAGGAAGAATAGAAAATGAACAATTTCTATTAGATTTTAGAACTATACAAGAAGATGAAATAAAATTAATTGAAAATTCAATAAGAGAGATATTAGATAAATGA
- the selD gene encoding selenide, water dikinase SelD — protein MNNEYKLTKFVKAAGUAAKMGPGDLKQTIISLVPCDNKVLVGFENSDDASVYKLNDEEALVQTLDFITPVVDDPYLYGKIAAANSLSDVFAMGADVKTALNIVGFDNKNQGTDALREILRGGNEKIQECGGLLMGGHTIESPEMYYGLSVAGLVHPDKILRNNTAKIGHVLVLTKPLGMGILTTAIKRDLLSESTTNEAVKIMETLNYLPSKILKDYDVSACTDITGFGLLGHALESTGPFNSFAIHCGIVPVIKEAEELGAQGVVPGGTKRNMKYLEDKTTIMCPTDKCYQMYCDAQTSGGLLIAMDPEEAKEYVKRVEDLTYGYATVIGEVIPRGTTPIMIY, from the coding sequence ATGAATAACGAATATAAATTAACCAAGTTCGTTAAAGCTGCGGGTTGAGCTGCTAAGATGGGTCCGGGGGATCTTAAACAAACAATTATTAGCTTAGTTCCATGCGATAACAAAGTACTTGTAGGATTTGAAAATAGTGACGATGCTTCAGTTTATAAATTAAATGATGAAGAAGCATTAGTGCAAACACTTGATTTTATAACTCCTGTAGTAGATGACCCATATTTATATGGGAAAATAGCTGCTGCAAATTCACTTTCAGATGTTTTTGCAATGGGAGCAGATGTTAAAACTGCTCTAAATATTGTAGGTTTTGATAATAAAAACCAAGGAACAGATGCTCTAAGAGAAATACTTAGAGGTGGAAATGAAAAAATTCAAGAGTGTGGGGGACTTCTTATGGGTGGACACACAATAGAAAGCCCAGAGATGTATTATGGTCTTTCTGTTGCAGGACTAGTACATCCAGATAAAATACTTAGAAATAATACTGCTAAAATTGGACATGTATTAGTTTTAACAAAACCGTTAGGTATGGGTATTTTAACAACTGCTATAAAAAGAGATTTACTAAGTGAATCAACAACAAACGAAGCAGTTAAGATTATGGAGACATTAAACTATTTACCATCTAAAATCCTAAAAGATTATGATGTAAGTGCTTGTACTGATATCACAGGATTTGGTCTTTTAGGCCATGCTTTAGAATCGACAGGTCCTTTTAACTCTTTTGCAATTCATTGTGGAATAGTACCTGTTATAAAAGAGGCTGAAGAGTTAGGAGCTCAAGGCGTTGTTCCAGGTGGAACAAAAAGAAATATGAAATATTTAGAAGATAAGACTACGATAATGTGTCCTACAGATAAATGTTACCAAATGTATTGTGATGCACAAACTTCAGGAGGATTGTTAATAGCTATGGATCCAGAAGAGGCAAAAGAATATGTAAAAAGAGTTGAAGATTTAACTTATGGATATGCAACTGTTATTGGGGAAGTAATTCCAAGAGGCACTACACCTATAATGATATACTAG
- a CDS encoding ATP-binding cassette domain-containing protein, with the protein MVFNFQNETISYDNLIAINALTLNIKKGEKVALLGKSGSGKSTLLKRMYELQNESSSYIPQELGLVNNLSVFHNVYISKLDTNSFFYNLRNLLKPVKKEISGITNVLNDLLLDDKIFIKSHNLSGGQKQRVAIARALYEEKNILLADEPISALDEFLSKKVVNKLTTSFDTVICTLHNVDLALENFDRVIGLKGGKLLLDKRCEEITIQDREALYNATK; encoded by the coding sequence ATGGTTTTTAATTTTCAAAATGAAACAATTTCATATGATAATTTAATAGCTATTAACGCCTTAACTTTAAATATCAAAAAGGGTGAAAAGGTTGCTCTTTTAGGTAAAAGTGGAAGTGGTAAGTCAACACTACTAAAAAGAATGTATGAGTTACAAAATGAAAGTAGCTCATATATTCCTCAAGAGCTTGGACTTGTAAATAACCTTTCTGTTTTTCATAATGTATATATATCAAAGCTTGATACAAACTCATTTTTTTATAATCTTAGAAATTTACTTAAGCCAGTAAAAAAAGAAATTAGTGGTATTACAAATGTTTTAAATGATCTTTTATTAGATGATAAAATATTTATAAAATCACATAACTTATCTGGTGGACAAAAACAGCGTGTTGCAATTGCAAGAGCGCTTTATGAAGAAAAAAATATACTTTTAGCAGATGAACCAATTTCTGCACTTGATGAATTTTTATCAAAAAAAGTTGTAAATAAACTTACTACTTCTTTTGATACTGTAATCTGTACTTTACATAATGTCGATTTAGCTTTAGAAAATTTTGATAGAGTTATAGGTTTAAAAGGTGGGAAACTTTTATTAGATAAAAGATGTGAAGAAATAACTATTCAGGATAGAGAAGCCTTATATAATGCTACAAAGTAA
- a CDS encoding EAL domain-containing protein, with product MKRVLNKFADTSSNNTTILLITFFLISVLSSYIFFQSFKENLLKNAKQNYTSNIKSLNNKLDKELILNNKKDIQKEIDELIKTKLFKEIILEYDRFVFNKNSLISNSTNFNDKSWDIAEVIVDARYGYIQKIEKSDLYEFIPSSTFDLTQPINIRYQVYKKDEIKNIITKFNFSNISIKNFSNENIEVWFNSLQGIDTSDKIFDIKIDEITIATIVYKVDSTIIKEELQSFVTKLIFFTMIMFFPILFLIGFYHKYIFKKYVTNPIVYLNSYLDSILENRFKVLDKSNFEGTKEIKELTKKVSKISSKIASLKNELNINKESLELKVSTDGLTGLPNKGIFDFDIKSMFVSLVKGYVFIVRIDQLAQLSKNHDSGYINSFVESYVNIIKNIIFKYSKTDMKLYRFYGSQFAIIGKNLVLEDAIKMCEEIIEEIKDRMPDIYDTPEDLVQIGGTSFDLYGSLETIIASANNAYEKSKAKGANSYYIIGEEDIEKNYSLLDNSVIEVIEKGEFDISFVLDSFSFDNPDKLVMSEVSPLLYDHDNKKLSVGSFVSVAQKLDIADDFDKLVIQKAISYIKEHEITHEVAINLSISSIENKLFMKWLDNILKENSDILEKVVFSITSYTAYLHKSAFIDFVKDIHDIGAKVLLKRYKTDEYPLDQLENLNLDYIRINKDYTINFTNDMVKKHKVKNVLIFAELNNIKVITDSVKLDLDYDLLERLGTYATSR from the coding sequence ATGAAACGAGTACTAAACAAATTTGCAGATACAAGCTCTAATAATACTACTATATTACTAATTACATTTTTTCTTATATCTGTACTTTCTTCATATATTTTCTTTCAAAGTTTTAAAGAGAATTTATTAAAAAATGCTAAACAAAACTATACTTCAAATATAAAGAGTCTAAATAATAAGTTAGATAAAGAACTTATTCTAAATAATAAGAAAGATATTCAAAAAGAGATAGATGAATTAATAAAAACAAAGCTTTTCAAAGAAATTATTTTAGAGTATGATAGATTTGTTTTTAATAAAAATAGTTTAATCTCAAACTCTACAAACTTTAATGATAAATCTTGGGATATAGCAGAAGTAATTGTTGATGCAAGATATGGTTATATTCAAAAAATTGAAAAGAGTGATTTATATGAGTTTATTCCCTCTTCAACATTTGATTTAACACAACCAATAAATATACGATATCAAGTTTATAAAAAAGATGAAATTAAAAATATAATCACTAAGTTTAATTTTTCAAATATTAGTATAAAAAACTTTAGCAATGAAAATATTGAAGTCTGGTTCAATTCTTTACAAGGTATAGATACTTCAGATAAAATTTTTGATATAAAAATTGATGAAATAACTATTGCTACTATTGTTTATAAAGTTGATAGTACTATTATTAAAGAAGAGCTACAATCATTTGTCACAAAACTAATCTTCTTTACTATGATTATGTTTTTCCCAATACTTTTCTTAATTGGTTTTTATCATAAATATATTTTTAAGAAATATGTTACTAATCCTATTGTTTATTTAAATAGTTACTTAGATAGTATTCTAGAAAATAGATTTAAAGTCCTAGATAAGAGTAATTTTGAGGGAACAAAAGAGATTAAAGAACTTACAAAAAAAGTTTCTAAAATATCATCAAAAATCGCATCTTTAAAAAATGAATTAAATATAAATAAAGAATCATTAGAGTTAAAAGTTTCAACAGATGGACTAACTGGACTACCAAACAAAGGCATTTTTGATTTTGATATAAAAAGTATGTTTGTATCTTTAGTCAAAGGTTATGTATTTATTGTAAGAATTGACCAGCTTGCACAGTTAAGTAAAAATCATGATTCTGGATATATAAATAGCTTTGTAGAGAGTTATGTAAATATCATCAAAAATATCATTTTTAAATATAGTAAAACAGATATGAAATTATATAGATTCTATGGTTCTCAGTTTGCAATCATAGGAAAGAATCTTGTTCTTGAAGATGCTATAAAAATGTGTGAAGAGATAATTGAAGAGATAAAAGATCGAATGCCTGATATATATGATACTCCAGAAGATTTAGTTCAAATTGGTGGTACTTCTTTTGATTTATATGGTAGTTTAGAAACAATTATTGCTTCAGCAAATAATGCTTATGAAAAGTCAAAAGCAAAAGGTGCAAATTCATATTATATTATAGGTGAAGAAGATATTGAGAAGAATTATTCTTTATTAGATAATAGTGTAATTGAAGTAATCGAAAAAGGTGAATTTGATATTTCATTTGTATTAGATTCTTTTTCTTTTGATAATCCTGATAAACTTGTTATGAGTGAAGTTTCTCCTTTACTATATGATCATGATAATAAAAAACTTTCTGTTGGTTCTTTTGTTTCTGTTGCTCAAAAACTAGATATTGCTGATGATTTTGATAAATTAGTTATTCAAAAAGCAATAAGCTATATTAAAGAGCATGAAATTACTCATGAAGTGGCAATTAATTTATCAATTAGTTCAATCGAGAATAAACTATTTATGAAATGGTTAGATAATATTTTAAAAGAAAATAGTGATATTTTAGAAAAAGTTGTTTTTAGTATAACTTCATACACTGCATATTTACATAAATCAGCCTTTATAGACTTTGTTAAGGATATTCATGATATTGGTGCAAAAGTGCTTTTAAAACGTTATAAGACAGATGAGTATCCATTAGATCAATTAGAGAATCTAAACTTAGATTATATTAGAATAAATAAAGATTATACTATAAACTTTACAAACGATATGGTTAAAAAACATAAAGTGAAAAATGTATTAATATTTGCAGAACTTAATAATATAAAAGTAATTACAGATAGTGTTAAGTTAGATTTAGATTATGATTTATTAGAAAGACTTGGTACTTATGCAACAAGTAGATAG
- the selB gene encoding selenocysteine-specific translation elongation factor produces MNNYIIGTCGHIDHGKTALIKALNGFEGDTTTEEKQRGITIDLSFSNISKDNQNIAFIDVPGHEKLVKNMIAGAFSFDCVMIVVSASEKIMPQTTEHLQILSLLGVKNAILTITKKDLVEENELPKIIEEIEQYVKKFGLDLLFSTAVSIYDEKSINNLKEKLFTLNANTKVEENFFRYYVDRVFSSQGAGTIVTGTVLGRPIKVNDKVFICDIKKEAKIKNLQVHGQDNEVSNISNRTAINLSGVKTNDIKRGYVISKKGYLRGFNTIDISFNSLKDKELKHNQNYSIFIGSKKIEGKVLLFNSTESLESGFAMIKSKEPIFSIYKEKLIIRQGNDTIAGGEVLNPIMDPMKKSQKLQLLESLKEENIPKSYEILLNAHKKGLGLVSSAQRFALSHEKALEYAKNLENTFIDERSLVLYPQETKNIIKKSIKDIYTKNQFALLSNASIQLRMKWASESFIDTVLEELITEGFLVQDGNLFKNAIIIEDFKTKLENVVLKRLENENLTPTAPYNIYDDLDLDRKMGDNILKALCAKKAVVRLQHNLFIHAQSLSNIVQAMKNIIKEEGYIDIANFKEKYPLSRKYLITYLDYLDNFSQIKKEGNKRVYLSELL; encoded by the coding sequence ATGAATAACTATATTATAGGAACTTGTGGACATATTGACCATGGAAAAACAGCTCTAATAAAAGCTTTGAATGGTTTTGAAGGAGATACAACAACAGAAGAGAAGCAAAGAGGTATTACAATTGATTTAAGTTTCTCAAATATCTCTAAAGATAATCAAAACATAGCTTTTATTGATGTTCCTGGACATGAAAAATTAGTAAAAAATATGATTGCAGGAGCTTTCTCTTTTGACTGTGTTATGATTGTAGTTAGTGCTTCTGAGAAAATAATGCCACAAACAACAGAACACTTACAAATTTTATCACTTCTTGGTGTTAAAAATGCAATATTAACTATAACAAAAAAGGATTTAGTAGAAGAGAATGAACTTCCCAAAATTATAGAAGAGATAGAGCAGTATGTAAAAAAGTTTGGTTTGGATTTATTATTCTCAACAGCTGTTTCAATCTATGATGAAAAATCTATTAATAATCTAAAAGAAAAACTATTTACATTAAATGCAAACACAAAAGTTGAAGAAAACTTCTTTAGATACTATGTTGATAGAGTTTTTTCTTCTCAAGGAGCAGGAACAATTGTAACAGGTACAGTTCTAGGGCGTCCAATTAAAGTAAATGATAAAGTATTTATTTGTGATATAAAAAAAGAAGCAAAAATAAAAAATCTACAAGTTCATGGTCAAGATAATGAAGTTTCAAATATATCAAATAGAACAGCAATAAATCTAAGTGGTGTAAAAACTAATGATATTAAAAGAGGCTATGTAATATCTAAAAAAGGTTATTTAAGGGGTTTTAATACTATCGATATCTCTTTTAATAGTTTAAAGGATAAAGAACTTAAACACAATCAAAATTACTCAATTTTTATAGGTTCAAAAAAAATAGAAGGAAAAGTTTTACTTTTTAATAGTACAGAATCATTAGAATCTGGATTTGCTATGATAAAATCTAAAGAGCCAATATTTTCTATTTACAAAGAAAAACTCATCATAAGACAAGGAAATGATACAATTGCGGGTGGTGAAGTTTTAAATCCTATTATGGATCCTATGAAAAAGAGTCAAAAACTACAACTCTTAGAAAGTCTAAAAGAAGAGAATATTCCTAAATCATATGAAATTCTTTTAAATGCTCATAAAAAAGGATTGGGATTAGTATCTTCTGCTCAAAGATTTGCATTAAGTCACGAAAAAGCATTAGAATATGCAAAAAACCTTGAAAATACTTTTATAGATGAAAGATCTCTTGTTTTATATCCTCAAGAAACAAAAAATATCATCAAAAAAAGTATCAAAGATATTTATACTAAAAATCAATTTGCCCTACTTTCAAATGCTTCTATTCAACTTAGGATGAAATGGGCAAGCGAAAGTTTTATTGACACTGTATTAGAAGAGTTAATTACAGAAGGGTTTTTAGTGCAAGATGGTAATTTATTTAAAAATGCAATAATCATCGAAGATTTTAAAACCAAACTAGAAAATGTAGTATTAAAAAGATTAGAAAATGAGAACTTAACACCTACTGCTCCGTATAACATTTATGATGATTTAGACTTAGATAGAAAAATGGGTGATAATATTTTAAAAGCATTATGTGCTAAAAAAGCTGTTGTAAGATTGCAGCACAACTTATTTATTCATGCTCAAAGTTTAAGTAATATAGTCCAAGCTATGAAAAATATTATCAAAGAAGAAGGTTATATTGATATTGCAAACTTTAAAGAAAAATATCCATTGAGTAGAAAATATCTGATAACATATCTTGATTATTTAGATAATTTTTCTCAGATAAAAAAAGAAGGAAATAAAAGAGTCTATTTATCTGAACTTTTATAG
- a CDS encoding ATP-binding protein, translating into MKNINSFFNLDNFLEQMTDLVFIKNIEGQYTNCNQSFLDFIQRDRKEVINKTDFDLFSKINASQFTKIDKEILESGESRSLDEVFVLDDDNKAYFGTTKKVLYNNSGEKVGLFCVARNITKRKEYEIIYEDNKLILEFIAKENNLKKVLDKIVYLSESRSTNSKCSILMVDEKGEHLVGGSSPSLPSFYNEAINGIEIGPTVGSCGSAAFKKERVIIDNIDEHENWKPFLELTKKVNLHACWSEPIISSNNKVLGTFAIYNEHPRSPSEFELKLISSFAHLVSVAIEKDKNYKLLQEKEILILNQSKMASLGEMLENIAHQWRQPLSVISTAASGIKLQKDMSVLDENTLENSLDNILNSTKYLSTTLDSFRDYFKTSSSKEKFYISSCIDKSKNAIQSSLDEKNIIIVGDIPKIQIYQIENELIQVLLNIFKNAYDAFTNIKEDNIILITITYTDNEITILIKDTAGGIKENILTRVFEPYFTTKHKAQGTGIGLYMCKEIIEKQMSGSLTVDNTNFSYNNRDYKGAQFTIKLNR; encoded by the coding sequence ATGAAAAACATAAACTCTTTCTTTAACTTAGATAACTTTTTAGAACAAATGACAGACCTTGTCTTTATAAAAAATATTGAAGGTCAATACACAAACTGTAACCAATCTTTTTTAGATTTTATTCAAAGAGATAGAAAAGAAGTTATAAATAAAACAGATTTTGATTTATTTTCTAAAATCAATGCTTCCCAGTTTACAAAAATAGATAAAGAAATTTTAGAAAGCGGAGAAAGCAGGAGTTTAGATGAAGTTTTTGTTTTAGACGATGACAATAAAGCATATTTTGGAACTACTAAAAAAGTTTTATATAATAATAGTGGTGAAAAAGTTGGTCTTTTTTGTGTTGCAAGAAATATTACAAAAAGAAAAGAGTATGAAATTATTTATGAAGACAATAAACTTATTCTTGAATTTATTGCAAAAGAGAATAATTTAAAAAAAGTTCTTGATAAAATTGTATATCTATCTGAAAGTAGAAGTACAAATAGTAAGTGTTCAATATTAATGGTAGATGAAAAAGGTGAGCACTTAGTTGGAGGTTCTTCTCCAAGTTTACCTAGTTTTTATAATGAAGCTATCAATGGAATAGAAATAGGACCTACCGTAGGCTCTTGTGGTAGTGCAGCATTTAAAAAAGAGAGAGTTATAATAGATAATATCGATGAACATGAAAACTGGAAACCTTTTTTAGAACTTACTAAAAAAGTAAATTTACATGCATGTTGGTCAGAACCAATAATCTCATCAAATAATAAAGTATTAGGAACATTTGCAATTTATAATGAACATCCTAGGTCTCCAAGTGAGTTTGAATTAAAATTAATAAGTTCATTTGCACATCTAGTTTCAGTAGCAATAGAAAAAGATAAAAATTATAAACTTTTACAAGAAAAAGAAATATTAATTCTAAATCAATCTAAAATGGCATCTTTAGGAGAAATGTTAGAAAATATTGCACATCAGTGGAGACAACCTTTAAGTGTTATTTCTACTGCTGCTTCAGGAATAAAGTTACAAAAAGATATGAGTGTATTAGATGAAAACACTCTTGAGAATTCACTTGATAATATATTAAATTCAACTAAATATTTATCTACAACATTAGATAGTTTTAGAGACTATTTTAAAACTTCTAGTTCAAAAGAAAAATTTTATATAAGTAGCTGTATCGATAAATCAAAAAATGCTATACAGTCATCTTTAGATGAAAAAAATATCATAATAGTTGGTGATATTCCAAAAATTCAAATTTATCAAATTGAGAATGAATTAATTCAAGTATTACTAAATATATTTAAAAATGCATATGATGCTTTTACTAATATTAAAGAAGACAATATTATATTAATAACAATTACATATACTGATAATGAAATCACTATTTTGATAAAAGATACAGCAGGTGGTATAAAAGAGAATATTTTAACAAGAGTATTTGAACCTTACTTTACAACTAAACATAAAGCACAGGGTACAGGTATTGGCTTATATATGTGTAAAGAGATTATTGAAAAACAAATGAGTGGTTCTTTAACTGTTGATAATACAAATTTTTCTTACAACAATAGAGATTATAAAGGGGCACAGTTTACTATCAAATTGAATAGATAG
- a CDS encoding putative selenate ABC transporter substrate-binding protein, translating into MKKLLLALICATSLFSQTFTFTAIPDQDETKLKERFSLLSTYLTKELGVDVKFVPVKSYSASIAAFRNNQVQLAWFGGLSGVKARLIVPGSVAIAQGVEDPNFHSFLIAHSSTGLEKSKSIPKGIEGKTFTFGSKGSTSGRLMPQYFIQKEFNKSPNEIFKKVGFSGNHSKTVALVQSGAYEVGAVNYKVWKKELKAGKIDPSKVKIIYQTPGYPDYNFTARGDIDKQFGKGFTAKLQKAILNIKDEKILNAFPRSGFIKATNEDFAPVLDTARELGLVD; encoded by the coding sequence ATGAAAAAACTTCTATTAGCACTAATATGTGCGACATCATTGTTTTCACAAACATTTACATTTACGGCAATTCCTGATCAGGATGAAACAAAATTAAAAGAGAGATTCTCTTTATTATCAACTTACCTTACAAAAGAATTAGGTGTGGATGTTAAGTTTGTTCCCGTTAAGTCTTATTCTGCATCAATTGCAGCATTTAGAAATAATCAAGTTCAATTGGCTTGGTTTGGTGGTTTATCAGGTGTAAAAGCTAGATTAATTGTACCTGGTTCTGTAGCAATTGCACAAGGTGTTGAAGATCCAAACTTTCACTCATTTTTAATTGCACATAGTTCTACTGGATTAGAAAAAAGTAAATCTATCCCTAAAGGAATTGAAGGTAAGACATTTACATTTGGTTCAAAAGGTTCAACTTCTGGAAGATTAATGCCTCAGTACTTTATTCAAAAAGAGTTTAATAAATCTCCAAATGAGATTTTCAAAAAAGTTGGATTTTCTGGAAATCACTCTAAAACAGTTGCATTAGTTCAAAGTGGTGCATATGAAGTAGGTGCTGTTAATTATAAAGTATGGAAAAAAGAGTTAAAAGCTGGTAAAATTGACCCTTCAAAAGTAAAGATCATTTATCAAACACCTGGATATCCAGATTATAACTTTACTGCAAGAGGTGATATTGATAAGCAGTTTGGAAAAGGTTTTACAGCAAAATTACAAAAAGCAATTTTAAATATTAAAGATGAAAAAATCTTAAATGCTTTCCCAAGAAGTGGATTTATTAAAGCAACAAATGAAGATTTTGCACCAGTATTAGATACTGCAAGAGAATTAGGTTTAGTTGACTAA
- a CDS encoding SEL1-like repeat protein, producing MLIKIFLILFISISSYALTFDEAIKNLNAKKYVIALEQFTILALDDDTNAQYNLGLMNYKGLGTPVNKELALFWYEESARNGNMYAQNNLAHMYYKGNFVKKDLTKAKSWYEKSALQGYSLAQLNLGMIYEKNPKKESLEKAYYWYEKSASQGVIIAQNNLASMYYFGKGVKKDISKALYWYKVSANSNNNVAQYNLAVMYLVGDGTKIDYEKAIFWLSKSANSGNKEAQLKLADIYRKGNITSIDYKKSFDLYMKAALKESSKAMFYVGFHYFNGYGIEKNEVKAKEWMKKAEAKGHNRASNFLKINNLK from the coding sequence ATGTTAATCAAAATATTCTTAATTCTTTTTATTTCTATATCTTCGTATGCTTTAACTTTTGATGAAGCTATTAAGAATTTAAATGCAAAAAAATATGTAATAGCTTTAGAACAATTTACTATTTTAGCTTTAGATGATGATACAAATGCTCAATATAATCTTGGACTCATGAATTACAAAGGTTTAGGAACTCCTGTAAATAAAGAATTGGCACTTTTTTGGTATGAAGAATCTGCAAGAAATGGAAATATGTATGCACAAAATAATTTAGCTCATATGTATTATAAAGGGAATTTTGTAAAAAAAGATTTGACAAAAGCTAAATCTTGGTATGAAAAATCTGCTTTACAAGGTTATTCTTTAGCTCAATTAAACCTTGGTATGATATATGAAAAAAACCCAAAGAAAGAGAGTTTAGAAAAAGCATATTATTGGTATGAAAAATCAGCTTCACAGGGTGTTATTATTGCTCAAAACAATTTAGCTTCTATGTATTATTTTGGAAAAGGTGTTAAAAAAGATATTTCAAAAGCTTTATATTGGTATAAAGTATCTGCAAATAGTAATAATAATGTAGCTCAATACAACTTAGCTGTTATGTATCTTGTTGGAGATGGAACAAAAATAGATTATGAAAAAGCAATTTTTTGGTTATCAAAATCTGCTAATTCAGGTAATAAAGAAGCACAACTAAAGCTTGCAGATATATATAGAAAAGGAAATATCACAAGTATTGATTATAAAAAGTCATTTGATTTATATATGAAAGCAGCACTTAAAGAGAGTTCAAAAGCAATGTTTTATGTAGGTTTTCACTATTTTAATGGATACGGAATTGAGAAAAATGAAGTTAAAGCAAAAGAATGGATGAAAAAAGCAGAAGCAAAAGGTCACAATAGAGCTAGTAACTTCCTTAAAATCAATAATCTAAAGTAG